From a single Phaenicophaeus curvirostris isolate KB17595 chromosome 8, BPBGC_Pcur_1.0, whole genome shotgun sequence genomic region:
- the TADA1 gene encoding LOW QUALITY PROTEIN: transcriptional adapter 1 (The sequence of the model RefSeq protein was modified relative to this genomic sequence to represent the inferred CDS: substituted 1 base at 1 genomic stop codon), translating to MRPCVVSASKLGASSPSSSPGMPAAPAPLSTGTARGHVTWSKPPRRDHVTRLGGAGEGEVTXRRCGLGARLRDVREVLFPVLFLFLVSFFPVMATYVSELEAAKKSLSEALGENVKQYWANLKLWFKQKISKEEFDLEARRLLTQDNVHSHNDFLLAILTRCQILVSAPEGAGSLPWPGGSATKPGKPKGKKKISSVRQKFDHRFQPQNPLSGAQQFVAKDPQEDDDLKLCSHTMMLPTRGQLEGRMIVTAYEHGLDNVMEEAVTAVVYAVENHLKDILTSVISRRKAYRLRDGHFKYAFGNNVNPQPYLKNSVVAYNNLIECSPTCATPSAGQGLAPQPPPDDAEQQAALLLACSGDTLPASLPPVNMYDLFEALQVHKEVIPAHTVYALNIERIVMKLWHPNHEELQQDEIHRQRLAVKEGLLLC from the exons ATGCGGCCCTGCGTGGTGTCCGCCTCGAAGTTAGGCGCCTCGTcacccagcagcagccccggcaTGCCGGCCGCTCCCGCTCCGCTCAGCACCGGAACTGCCCGCGGTCACGTGACCTGGAGTAAGCCCCCGAGGCGGGATCACGTAACGCGGCTGGGGGGGGCGGGCGAGGGTGAGGTCACGTGACGGAGGTGCGGGTTAGGGGCGCGGTTACGTGACGTGCGGGAGGTTCTGTTCCCGGTTCTCTTCCTGTtcctggtttctttctttccgGTCATGGCGACCTACGTGAGCGAGCTGGAGGCGGCCAAGAAGAGCCTGAGCGAGGCGCTGGGCGAGAACGTGAAGCA GTACTGGGCCAACTTGAAGCTTTGGTTTAAGCAGAAGATCAGCAAGGAGGAGTTTGACCTGGAAGCACGCAGGCTTCTCACGCAAGACAACG TCCATTCTCACAATGATTTCCTCCTCGCTATTCTCACCCGATGCCAGATCCTGGTTTCTGCACCAG AAGGTGCTGGATCTCTGCCATGGCCTGGTGGCTCTGCAACTAAACCTGGTAAacccaaaggaaagaaaaagatttcttcAGTTCGACAAAAGTTCGAT CACCGGTTCCAGCCTCAGAATCCACTCTCTGGAGCCCAGCAGTTTGTGGCAAAGGATCCTCAGGAGGATGATGATCTGAAGCTATGTTCTCATACTATGATGCTTCCTACACGTGGCCAGTTAGAGggaaggatgattgtaactgcATATGAGCACGGGCTAGACAATGTCATGGAAGAGGCAGTGACTGCAGTTGTTTATGCTGTGGAG AACCACCTTAAGGATATTCTAACATCTGTGATATCCAGGCGGAAAGCCTATCGCCTGAGAGATGGCCATTTCAAGTATGCCTTTGGGAACAATGTTAACCCTCAGCCGTATCTGAAGAACAGTGTTGTTGCTTACAACAATCTAATTGAGTG CTCTCCAACCTGCGCGACACCTTCTGCTGGTCAGGGTCTGGCTCCCCAGCCACCACCTGATGATGCTGagcagcaggcagctctgctcctcgCATGTTCTGGAGACACATTACCAGCATCCCTTCCGCCGGTGAACATGTATGACCTTTTTGAGGCGTTACAG GTGCACAAAGAAGTTATTCCTGCACACACTGTCTACGCTCTAAACATTGAGAGAATTGTCATGAAACTCTGGCATCCAAACCACGAGGAGCTACAGCAGGATGAAATCCATCGTCAGCGCC